In Luteitalea sp., the DNA window ACCGTTCGAAGAACCCGAACGTCTTTCCCCCGAACACTTCGTGCGCGCCCTCGAACATCTCGTACTGGGGCTGCCGCACCATAATCGCCTTGCGGTCGAGCCAGCTGCGCTTGGCCGCCGAATTCATGTTGACTGGTGCAAACACAGCATACTGCCGCTTGACCGCCTGCAAGCCAAACCTGTTGTGATAATCCTCGTCTTCGGTCAGCCCCGTCACGCCCTCCGGTGTACCGGCCATGCCGTGGACCGTTATCAGCGCAGGGAACGGGCCCCGGCCGTTCGGCACGAGCAGCACGCCATAGACGTGGACATCGTCGAATGCGGTGATCCAGACCCGGTACGCCTTGTGAGTCGGAAACTCCGCGATCAGCTTCTCCGTCGGCGCGAGGGGCGATTCTCTGTAGGCATTGCCGCCCAGCATCTCGAACAGCTCGTCACGGTACGGCTCAATCGACTCCTCGTACGCTGCGATGCTCGATAGGTCACGCTGCCAGTACGCCCGCCGGAGGGAGTCCGCTCTCTCCACCTGGCGGTCGAGATACTCGTCGATCTCGTCGAACTGCGCCTGCTGCATCGCCTCCACTTCATCCTCCAATAGAACCTGTGACCGAAGTGGAGCCGCCATGCAGAGGACCAAGACAAGAAGCACACAGATCGCCTTCGCGTTCATGACGTTCAGCTCTCAGCTCATTATCCGCCTCGCGTTGTGCCGCAGAATACCGCGGATCTGCTGGCGATTCAGCGGCGATTCACGCATCTTCAACATGGCCGCCTCGAGGTAAAAGATGGGCGCATACGATCCGAAAAGGATTCGCGAGGAAGAGATCGACTCGGCCAGGCGTCCCACACCTCCAAGTCCCTCCAACCAGGAGATCTCGCAATACACCTGACCGGCTTCCGTCAACGACGCCAGCAGCTCGAGCGCGCCTGACTGGAGCGCATTCACATTGAGAAGAACGACGCGCGCCTGCGGAACGTCAGGTAGGAGTGTCGACAGCGCCTTCAGATCCACCGGCGGCACCTGAAGACGCGAATGCTGCGTGCGGGCATCCTCCATCCCCACCGCCACCTGGAGGATGAGCTGCCGCGCTGCCGCCAGCTTCAGAAGCCGTTCGAATACCGGTTCATCCAGACGATAGCCATGGTAATCGGGATGCAGGCGAATTCCCGGCATCTTCAGCTCTTCATGGCAGCGGCGCAGGTCTTCTTCCCAGTCCGGGAGCGTCGGATTGACCGCGCCGAAAGGCAGGAGCATGCCGTCTCCGTGCGCTCGGCACTCCTTGGCCAACCTCACATTGACGCCTGAGATATCTTTGTGCAGCAGACAATCAAGGCTTCCGACCCAGGCCTGACCGATACCATGGCGGCGCAGTTGCTTCACCAGCCCTGCCGTCTCGTCTCCTTGAACGCTGCGAAAGGGCCATTTCGAAAGATGAACGTTGACATCCACCGCTTCTTCCGAAAGCCGTGGAGCTATCTGCTCCGCAGAGGCGTTGCAATCGAGCCTCAGGGCTGCCGCTCCCAACGGCAGTGTGAGCAAGCGACGCCGTGTCATGCGCATCATTTATCGCGACATCCCCTTGGCTGTTAGGATTGGGCCCAGCAACCTTCGAAGATTTCCGCCCAGGATAAGCGCTTTCTCCGGCTTGGATATCTCAGCGCCGATCACCTTGGCGAGCTGACTGGCATAGCTTCTTCCCCCGGCATCACTCCCGTAGACGAGGCGTTCGGCGCCCAGCTCGCGAACCCCCATTTCCACCATGCCGCTGGTGGGGTTGGAGCCTCCAAGACCAGCCGATACATGGGAGCAGGATCTGATGGCTCGAATACCTAGCTCCCAGTCTCCTCCGCTGTGACCACAAATGAGCCTGAGGCTCGGATGACGCATCACCGCCTCCGCCACGTCCTGCGGCGTTGACTCCCCCCGAAGATTGCCTCCTCCGGGATACGCGGGAGTGCCGCCGATCTTCAGCCACGTGTGCTGAAACACCACCGCCTCGAGGTCAGTTGCCCTGGCAAAGATCGCCTCTACTTCTGGTGTGTTGCAACGCTGAGCCACCCAGAGCTTGACCCCAACCATGGGACCATCCCGGACACAGCGATCCAACTCTGCAAGGCTCTCCTGAAGATACCTCGGGTTCAGATAGACGAACCCGAAGGCCCGATCCTCACGACCTCTTATGGCGGTCAGCACCTCGTCATTCTGGTGTCTGAGCTCCTCCGGGTGAGGATCCTGGTGCCATTGCATCCCCATGAAGACGCACATTCGTTCGATCCCCATCCGATCCGCATATCTGAGGAGCTCCTCTATCCGTTCTCCAGGGCTGTTTCCCTTGACACCACGTAGGTGACAATGAAGGTCCCAGATCCTCATGTCGGCTAACCCTCGAGAACCCGAAACGGACGCCTCGGCGAGGGCGTCCCTACCGGATGGTAGGGCGCGT includes these proteins:
- a CDS encoding amidohydrolase family protein — translated: MRIWDLHCHLRGVKGNSPGERIEELLRYADRMGIERMCVFMGMQWHQDPHPEELRHQNDEVLTAIRGREDRAFGFVYLNPRYLQESLAELDRCVRDGPMVGVKLWVAQRCNTPEVEAIFARATDLEAVVFQHTWLKIGGTPAYPGGGNLRGESTPQDVAEAVMRHPSLRLICGHSGGDWELGIRAIRSCSHVSAGLGGSNPTSGMVEMGVRELGAERLVYGSDAGGRSYASQLAKVIGAEISKPEKALILGGNLRRLLGPILTAKGMSR
- a CDS encoding amidohydrolase family protein; amino-acid sequence: MTRRRLLTLPLGAAALRLDCNASAEQIAPRLSEEAVDVNVHLSKWPFRSVQGDETAGLVKQLRRHGIGQAWVGSLDCLLHKDISGVNVRLAKECRAHGDGMLLPFGAVNPTLPDWEEDLRRCHEELKMPGIRLHPDYHGYRLDEPVFERLLKLAAARQLILQVAVGMEDARTQHSRLQVPPVDLKALSTLLPDVPQARVVLLNVNALQSGALELLASLTEAGQVYCEISWLEGLGGVGRLAESISSSRILFGSYAPIFYLEAAMLKMRESPLNRQQIRGILRHNARRIMS